AACAAAGTTAGTCTCCACTgtgaaaattatgtaaatgatgttAGATAACTATTATGGAACAGcaaatcagtgtgtgtgtggatttgtttgtggttgtcttttttttttttttttttttaataaattatttgttattagtctattttgttttaattaaatcattGAAAAGATTGTCCCCCAGCATCTCTATACAATAATAGCAATGCCAAGAGTGCCATAGATACCAAAACTGGTGTTCATTGTATTGTGTATGGCTATTTGTTCTGTCTGGTGTGGTGGTTCATTACTCTGTCTATCCAGTGCCACATAAACTACTCTTCTCCTCCcttctgtttgtctgtctctctctcaactCTCGCCTATTTCACCTACCAATGAGTTTTCGACCAAGGCCAGGTCTCCACTACTgtagtacatttttgtttaaaagtgcagACATTGGTCTCCACttttgccttttgtccacactattatttttttttttttaacaatggaaAACCAGGATTTTTGACAATGCCCTCCAGAATTCTGTGTGTTGACAATGCTGACTTGCTGTTGCAGTGTGAGTTGGGGAGGGGGAAAATgaagagttttgaaaatgcagactctaattgCACGCTGATTGGTTCGTACTTATTACATGGCTCTTCCTTGATTGGATCCTACTCACTgcaatgtctcattccctgattggccGTCCTTCATGGAAGAACACTATACTCCACCGTAGAGCAGTTTTCCACGCTGCTTGTTATGTCGCTTACTTGTAATcgtctaaattgcattttgtaatttgAAGGCTGCATATTTGCATAAAAGGGAAATGTATCTGTCTctgcagttttgcaataaatcatGCAGCCGAAAGCCTTCAAGGAGGACACTTCCTCTTTCTGTTTTCAGTGATGCACATGTGCCCAGTTTAGGCCAATGTGGACattgtgtttttggtcattttagtgtgaACAGAGATGCTTTTGTAAACCATGTGAAAATGCTAGCGTGGACAAAGATTGGTTTAGTTTTAAAAGTGTGGgtttcaaatgaaaatatagGAGCACACTACTAATGGACAGATGCCTAAGGTAGATCTACCCTGAGAAGGCATAAATCCCAATACCAAGTTCCATTAttaggtcagtgatggtctgtctTTGCTTACAGAAGAAGGCGTACCCCCTAGTTGTTTGCTGTCTCTCCTTTGCTTCCAAGTCAAATCTTTTGTCAACTGTGCGTTGTGTACTGCTAAATGCTGGCCTGGAGGTCTTCTGGCTTTCACCAGCGGAAGCCAAAACCCCCTGCTACCAAGTGTTGTGGTTTTCTGTTAAGACTTCCAGAGTGTGTCTCTCTCCTTCTGTTTAGAAGGAGTTGCATGCCAAACTTGTTAAGAAAGAAATGGGAGAGCCATGGGAAATTCCTGGTCCTCCATAGGAAAAACAGTGGTCCAGGAACTTCAAAGGTTCAGTTTTACTTACAAAAGTCTTTCACTCAAACAgcaaaatgagcaaacaaaagCAGCTGACAAATCTAACCTTAAAGTCAATTTCTGAAAATTAGAAGAAACTTCcatatgaaaatgaatggatgccaATGTTAGGTGTGCCCCATTCTTTTAGGGTCAATAGACAAGGTACAGATCTCCAAGAacaaatactgttaatagttaccaatactttttgtgaaatatacagtgtatatataaacaaaaatataaaataattcacaaaataatatttagaaaattacaaaagattaaatataaaggaaaaaaaattacttgaaCCAGGCATGAAATCCTGGCTCTCTCCTAACATGTAGCTGTTACTTTTAAATGGAGATCTtcagcaagaacatggggacatggaCAGAACCTCTTATGGGTTGATTTCACACAAGTGTTAGAAAGTTCTTCATGCAAAAACTATGGAATAGGAGGCCTGCAAAACTTGACTTGGGAGAATAGGATTGGTGACAagtggtgggctgaatggcctgttcacgtcAGACATGTTGTCTTCTATGCACACTTTTTGAGAGTTTTTGCTTCCCAGCATCTAAACGTAAAGGAGACGTCTGCCCTTCTAGAGGCGCTTGGCTGAAAGTGCACACAATTTGGTTCCCTTTTCCACTTTCTCTAGGAAGGCTTTTAATAGTACACTTTTTCCACtctctatttttgtttttaaatgatgagATCTGCAGTAAAGTAGacacttttcaaatattttctaaGGTCACCCTTGTGTGTGTGGAGACAACTTGGCTGGCTTAGCTAAATTCTTTAAAGTGGGACAGACCAAGTGGCAGCTTATCTTTGGACATTTTCTTACTTGCTTCCTGAttaatttcctgtttttcttttatttagttttcCCAGCTCATTAACGGACTTAATATAATAATAAGAGACATGGTTGTGCAGTGCTTAGTGTTGCCATTCTTTAGCGTTTGAACCCTGCTTCATTTTCTGGCATGatgccttttttctttaatttccttttttttgcccaTCTTCTGATTTTTGGCCTAAACTCACAAAGGTCTGAATTACTTTAAGGGTTAACCACAAAGCTACAACATCATAAAATATGAGcagaataaaagtgaatgaatACACACTGAAGGCATCGGCATTAATAAATGGAATTCAGTTCTCCCAGTcagggttttgttatttttagccAGAGGTGTTTACAGTTCCCCTCTCCCTGTAAAGAATTTTTGTAGGCCTCTGCCTTGTTTAAATCctataaattcatttttccccacattaaacaacattccatacCCCAGAATAACAGTGAAAATAGGGttttagaaagttttgcaaattacaaaaaaaaaattaaaaaccctgaaatatctcattgacacaaatattcagaccctttggttTGACTCAGGTACTCCCATTCTACTGATCATCCCTGAGATGTATGGAGTCTACCTGTAGTCAAGTCAGTTGATTGGGcttattaggaaaggcacacgccGGACTACAGAAGGTCCCAtagttgagcaaaaaccaagacatgaggtcaaaggaacggCCTGcaaagcttagagacaggattgtgttgaggcacaaatGTGGGGAAGACTTCAGCACTAAAggatcccaagagcacagtggccttgataattcttaaatggaagaagcttGGAGCAAACACAACTCCTTCCTACAGGTGCTCATCTAGCCAAACTGAGAAATCGGGGAAGAAGGCTATTGGTAccagaagtgaccaagaacctgatgtgcactctgactgagctccagactggtgtggagatgggagaaactagCAGATGGACAACCGTCAGTGCAAACCTCCACTAATCTGGACTTTATCTGACACAATTAAGGGCAACATCATAATTTGGGCAAAAAGAGAACGATAAGGCTGCCTATCATCTGCATGTGagtgaaaatgaatgtgttttctaATGAGAGTTCCCAAAAGAGGCTTGTAAAGTGAGTACAGAGCCCAGCAGCACACCATGTCGAACTGTCAGCCCACGGGATGAACACAAGTGTCCAGATGAAAGCAATGCCAACCTGATGTACAGAATCAGACAATGACCAGACCAGGAATTATACTCTCCTAGCTTGGGGCACTGCTATCATGGtatgatgatatactgtacagtacttctCCCTAACTACTTCAAGTTAAACTATAATCTCCAAAAATGATTTTCTATTGACAGTAGCCTCTGTCTGAAAACCCACTCAAGAACTATTTAATTGTATCCCAGGCCAGTTCCAGAGGGTCACTTACTGGGGTAAACTCCCAAAAATATCACGGCAATAGTGATAGGGAACCATCGAGCCTTCAATCTTTCCGCTTATCTTTTGGTCAATCCATCCCTCCAAAGATCAAGTGAAatgacaatttcccctcggggattaataaaatttatctaataatgataaaaaaaaaatcttcaaaactaGTGTGGTGgagaagctggagcctgtcctagcaagtattgggcacaaggcttTAACAACCCCTGGGTAGAACAGCAGCCCATCAAAGGGTGAACACTCTGTCCAGTCATCCATCTCTTACTCCATCCATACATCAATCCATTTACCAGCTGGTATTTCTTCCAGCCTTCCATTTATACCCAGGAGCTCAGCTTTCCCATCCTTTTACTGTCAAGCACGGCTGTAAAGCTTGCTGCAGATATCGACGTGCAAAATAAAACTCCGCAAAAAAACCATCGTGGAGAAAAAACGCACACGTGACTTAAAGGAAGTATTTAAAGCCCTCCTGAGTAAGTCGGCGAGTCCCAAACGTCACTGCACAGCCTTAGTGTCCGCAGAGAAGACGAAGCGAATCGTACGTGTCACCGCCGGCGGCTTGCGGCTGAGGAAAGTCTGGTCAGCACCTGCACGCCTGCGCACAAAACTCCGTCTGCTCTCCGATGTCGGCTAATAAGGCTGGCGGGCTCGCGAGGGACCTCCTGCTGCGGCACTCCAAACACTTCGAGGTACGGTAAGCGCGTGTCGGCGACAGGGGGCAactttaacctgcatgtctgagtTTGTTGAAACGCGTACCGAGGAGCTTTAGTGACAGACCTGTTAGGATATTTGGCACATGTGACACAAACGAGCGAGCTGCTGCGTCTGCGGGTCCCTTCAGTCTTGGAGGAGCGCCGTCGCGTGCATTTAATGCGGGAGGGGAACGAAGTGCAGGCTGTCGGTGACCTGAAGTAGTCGCAGAAAGGCCAGGGTGTGCTAACGAGACCTGACATTAATCTGCTCATTCAGACCGCGTTTGAAGGACTAACTCCGTAAAAGTAAGAGCGGCGGGgctcaagttcagttctggggGCCCCGTGGAAGCAGGTTTACAGAGTGGGTGAGTGAGTGTTCACCCAGCAATGGGCTGGCACTGATGGTGGAAAGGGTTGGCTTCAGCGATCCTTAaaatggatggagatatatagagatatacataCAATTAAAACCACACAAATGATTGCTGCATTGTGTGATCGTTTTTTCTGCAATTGTCACAAATTATTGACATTAATACTACTATTGTGTGGCTATGCAAATTTCTGCAGTGTAAGTGCCCACTGCACGTGCCCTCAGGATGATCAGCAGCTCTTCTCTGTCGAGGTTCTGCCAACTTGTGATCCCTTTCACCGCACTTCATACCCAGCTCTTCCATTTAGGTGAACTACACGCTCACTCAGGTAACTCAAATATATTGCTAAGAGCATCAGGATTGAAGATACGAGCGCACGCACACACCATGCAGAACATGCAGGCTCGAGCTCTCAGACACGCAGATGCATTTGCCATTTAACATTGGGACACTGAACAAACCTTCCCAATGTTAGGGGGCCATGAGGAACGCCACCCAGACCCAATAAGTCATGCGTTGTCCCCTTCGCCAGGTAGTCCTTTGTGATTCCTTTTGCTGATATGAATCATCGGGACTCTCAGCtgttgcacacaatactccaactCCAGCTCCCCTGCTCTGCTCTTGTTGTCCATCCAGAGCTTCTCCTCATGCAGCTCATTACCTTTGGAAAACACTGGACCACCCGTCCCTCAAAATGGTCCTGTAACCCACGCCCCAGTCTGTACAGCTTCTAAAACATGTTGTACTTTACCATGTCCTTCAGGTTAGTCCGGACCCACCATATTGTGGGCAGTTTGTTCAAAACCCACTCAGACATCCTACATATATTCTTTTCAGCTCAGATATGTAATGTTATGCCAAGCAGGCACAAGATTTCAGTGGGCGACTGACGGAAAAGATGTAGTCAATAAACCAAAACGAGTGTCAGAACAAGAAGAACAACAATCAGTAAGCAAAACCCAGAATCACAAGAAATCAGAAGGAGTTCAGAAAGAtcaaaaaccagaaaacaaagtaaagaaacaTTTGGAGTGTGTGTAGTTGGATGAGGACGTATACCCTTAGAGGACCTTTTATCCCATTGCATTGTGACTGACGGGGCCACCACTTCTGAGGTCATGTGCACTCCGGGCCGGTCCTGTGAGTCAACAATAGAGCTAttaaaatggctgcaatataaggTCCCAAATCAAGATCAtacacaaaaattcaaaaataattaagGCCAAAGGATTCTGTATGGCAAGGAAAAACCCAAGAAATGTACAAGATAATCAAAACATGAGACCCTGACATGTAAAGGTTTAATTAAAGTGCCCGAACTTTACAAAGTGCACATTTTTGTACAACCAAACATTTgggtatagaaaaaagaaaaccaacagttttagaaatgtctgcctgGTGCAGCAGAATGAAGGCACCAGGGAGCCACAAGGATGAATTAATGGCTTACAGCGAGTGCATCCCTGGCTCAGTCCTGGGTGAGCCCTAAGGCCCCCGGGTTTTTATTGTGGCGAGTTTCACgtcattcttacttttaattaatGTCCAAATCTGCAGAAACGGACATTggctccccgtgaccctgtaatgtcAAAAGCAGGTGAAGAAATTCTGTATTCACTTTTCTCTGCAAATTGCATCAAACACTACAAATACTCGCGGGATCCTTCACGCGTTTATCAAGGTCAAATCGCACAATCCAATGAGTCAAACAGGGCTTTTCTGGCTTCGCTGGTGTTTTTACAGAGCCTTGAAGATGATGACAGGAAGCTAAAGAGAAGAGAGAAGAACAGAGTGGCTGCTCAGAGGAGTCGGAAGAAGCAGACGCAAAAGGCCGACAGACTCCACGAGGTGAGTCCTGGGGGAATTTCTGGCCAGTGCTGGTATGACAACCTGATAAAGGTGACTTCGGATTGATATTTCAGTTTGTTGAAAAGTGCATCGTCTTGGacaattttgaaaatttatttattttatttttaatttcactgaactgttttaaaatttaggtttcatttttacagtttttcaaaCCTGACAAATTTTGGACACTGAATTCAGAGGAATACAAtccctaaaaaaaaataaaactaaaaatgaaaagcattgcTACATTAGCAGGGGCTCATTCTGCCTGTGATATTCTGAATCTTTGTAGAGCATACAATATGTTGGGGGTTCCTCGGCGGTGAAGCCCAGCGGTGAGGTCTCCTCCCGATTCTGGGTCAGTTTCTCCATGGTGTgccttttgcatgttctccccgtgctgGTCAGGTGATCTTGCAGACTATTCCGAGTTCCTTCCAtactttagaccaggggtctccaacacgtcgctcgccaGTTACcagtagctcacaacccctttccaagtagcttgccaaaaagggttaatgaatcctacataaatttgaaaacttgattagtcaaattaggggtgggcgatctttccaaaaaatcacatCACGAtctttttaacacaaaatcacgatccacaatctgaattgcaatcactcttttcaatgtggcagacacttaagaaaatatccggactcaaagtcatcaagacctaagtaacactttattttaaatatcaaacaaagttgaattcaattgttctctcgttcgctagctaagcggagttatggcacacgccccgaagctggcgagtcaTTGAGGAAGGCCCCTCTCCTCGACCTgctgcgtgtttctcggatttgtgcaaataaatcagtatggcaagcgaactatgatacacaacgaaatgagagaagtcgcaaaatcacccggaatgttcaagtaaattatagaaaaaaaaccccgatctaaatccgtgaagtagttctctcgtgaaaagcggacagacagacagacattggatttgatatattatatattattaaaccttcaaaataatgtgtggttaaagtctcaacagcattctcagcacttctggagcttagtagagccagataactagaagaatcttcaccaagcagctctgaaattgtctgctttgtttgggtctccgtACCTCTGCAagtctgacgtgaatgtcatgaagtcaaagtttACAACAAGACGGacagacaaacatttaaatgactcagTAAGAGCTaaggggctccactccaccatacaactcagtgccagtcatctgactaaatcaaaaacacatcacacatgaaACTGGatctgtgaataaagtgacacagtgacatgtgacaaaatgacaaatgaagaagtcagatcTGTGAATTTggaattgcttttattttaattcaatagtgtgatgtatacagacacacaaaatgcacttgcaggtaaaataattatttttgtgatgttttaattcaaagtgtgagttgtggacaccaacatgtTGTAAGTGTTCAGGAAGAACaagcgtattcagtttgtttgggttgaaataagcgatGACAATAAACGctagaaaacatgaggagctctcggcaattttcattttgtgaaagtagctctcagggggaaaaaagggttgcagacccctgctttagacacACCTTTCTGGTTTGACTACCAACTTCAAATGCATCTGTGACTGGATGTGCACATGTGCCATGTGACTGGCTGGTATCCCATCCAGGGCCCCTTCCTGCCATATTGTATTCTGAGCTGAATCCAGTGTGGACCTCAAAAACAGGATATTACTGATGTTAATCAGCTCTTTCAATTCAAAGAGTAATAAAGTATCGGTGAACTTCTTTTGATGTTCAAAATCTTTTTGCACCCGTCAGCTGTTATTTAATAGCATATCAAACCACCTATGGTAGGTCTGTCTGTTTCGATCAGGCAGAGGTTCCTAACCTGCTCACGGGACACCCCAGCTCTTACATCCCTCCTTCTGtgtgcttcttgttgcctttgaTCATCACAGACACTGcagctcacttgtgaacaccggATGACTTTACACCCGGGCACAGACTCCTGTCACACTAACGTACAGAAGGACACGGTTCGGTACGAAACTTCAACCTGGGGATCCACACAAGTTTTGGAGAAACAGTAAATTTAAATTGTAGAGCGTACTCTTCACACCATGAGCCCAATGGATGGTCATCCAAAATCGTAGTCTGCCTTCTTGGGGATTAGTGAGCAAGACTTACTGTCTTTAAGGACAACTAA
The sequence above is drawn from the Erpetoichthys calabaricus chromosome 15, fErpCal1.3, whole genome shotgun sequence genome and encodes:
- the batf3 gene encoding basic leucine zipper transcriptional factor ATF-like 3, encoding MSANKAGGLARDLLLRHSKHFESLEDDDRKLKRREKNRVAAQRSRKKQTQKADRLHEEYEYLEHENSSLQKEVEKLTDELRRLTEALKAHEPLCPLLHCAISHRPEVITNCLPR